In the Drosophila takahashii strain IR98-3 E-12201 chromosome 3R, DtakHiC1v2, whole genome shotgun sequence genome, one interval contains:
- the LOC108067043 gene encoding LOW QUALITY PROTEIN: uncharacterized protein (The sequence of the model RefSeq protein was modified relative to this genomic sequence to represent the inferred CDS: inserted 2 bases in 1 codon; deleted 2 bases in 2 codons; substituted 1 base at 1 genomic stop codon) has protein sequence MTSTCLPAIRATLPAPRSLLNAPWFPLLSGKESRAPCVPSSLKPKSQSRRGDAIVAHGAGSSLLAHSHTDLISSLARHCVTLKQPPQQPPPMEXQHNTQSQGSGKQPVLRWVGVGRQRCMCIVRKFTGDIPTSIGIVPHSCXPGLSASVSCDTCLAHFARLGLRIRPIDGIHLPEGEFPGLKFKTRGRCNRSHEIEKLTNRENGTSDIR, from the exons ATGACCTCGACCTGCCTGCCAGCCATCCGTGCCACTCTCCCCGCTCCCCGCTCCCTCCTGAATGCTCCCTGGTTCCCACTCCTCTCGGGAAAAGAGAGCCGTGCCCCATGCGTGCCGTCCTCACTTAAGCCAAAGAGCCAATCTCGTCGAGGCGATGCCATTGTTGCACATGG TGCAGGCTCTTCCCTTTTGGCGCACAGTCACACAGACCTCATTTCCTCTTTGGCGCGACATTGCGTTACACTTAAGCAACCACCGCAGCAACCACCACCAATGGAATAGCAGCACAAC ACCCAGAGCCAGGGAAGCGGCAAACAGCCGGTGCTCCGATGGGTCGGTGTCGGTCGGCAG CGGTGCATGTGCATCGTGAGAAAGTTTACTGGAGACATTCCCACAAGTATTGGGATTGTGCCGCACTCTTG TCCCGGTTTATCAGCCTCGGTCAGCTGTGACACTTGTTTGGCGCATTTTGCGAGATTGGGCCTTCGGATTCGGCCCATTGACGGAATCCACCTGCCCGAGGGTGAGTTTCCAGGCCTCAAATTCAAGACCAGGGGTCGCTGCAATCGCAGCCATGAAATCGAGAAGTTAACAAACAGAGAAAACGGCACCAGCGACATTCGCTGA
- the E(spl)mdelta-HLH gene encoding enhancer of split mdelta protein, producing MAVQGQRFMTKTQHYRKVTKPLLERKRRARMNLYLDELKDLIVDTMDAQGEQVSKLEKADILELTVNYLKAQQQQRVAHPQSPPPANQVNLDKFRAGYTQAAYEVSHIFSTVPGLDLKFGTHLMKQLGHQLKDIKQEEYSTEMEDPQEPVNLADQKRSKSPQEEDIIPHGEDVWRPW from the coding sequence ATGGCCGTACAGGGTCAGAGATTTATGACCAAGACCCAGCACTACCGCAAGGTGACCAAACCTCTGCTGGAGCGGAAGAGACGTGCCCGGATGAATCTGTATCTGGATGAGCTGAAAGATCTCATCGTGGACACGATGGATGCCCAGGGGGAGCAGGTCAGCAAGCTGGAGAAGGCGGACATCCTGGAGCTGACTGTCAACTATCTGAaggcacagcagcagcagcgggtgGCCCATCCCCAATCTCCACCACCAGCTAACCAAGTGAACTTGGATAAATTCCGCGCTGGCTACACCCAGGCTGCCTACGAGGTCTCTCACATATTCTCCACCGTTCCCGGCCTGGATCTCAAATTCGGCACCCACCTGATGAAGCAGTTGGGCCACCAGCTCAAGGATATCAAACAGGAGGAATACAGCACCGAAATGGAGGACCCCCAGGAACCCGTCAATCTGGCCGATCAAAAGCGCTCCAAGTCTCCGCAGGAAGAGGATATCATCCCCCATGGCGAGGATGTATGGCGTCCCTGGTGA
- the E(spl)mgamma-HLH gene encoding enhancer of split mgamma protein, with amino-acid sequence MSSLQMSEMSKTYQYRKVMKPMLERKRRARINKCLDELKDLMVATLESEGEHVTRLEKADILELTVTHLQKMKQQRHQKKASGDESLTPAEGFRSGYIHAVNEVSRSLSQLPGMNVSLGTQLMTHLGQRLNQIQPAEKEPLPVTAPLSVHIATRDAYSVPISPVSSYAGSPNSNASSTSHSLLTTIDVTKMEDDSEDEENVWRPW; translated from the coding sequence ATGTCTTCACTGCAAATGTCCGAGATGAGCAAGACCTATCAGTACCGCAAGGTGATGAAGCCCATGCTGGAGAGGAAGCGTCGTGCCAGGATCAACAAGTGCCTGGATGAACTCAAAGATCTGATGGTGGCCACCTTGGAGTCCGAGGGCGAGCATGTCACTCGCTTGGAGAAGGCCGACATCCTGGAACTGACCGTCACCCACTTGCAAAAGATGAAGCAGCAGCGTCATCAGAAGAAGGCTTCCGGCGATGAGAGCTTGACTCCGGCTGAGGGTTTCCGTTCCGGCTACATCCATGCCGTGAACGAGGTCTCCCGTTCACTGTCTCAACTGCCTGGAATGAACGTCAGCCTGGGCACTCAGTTGATGACCCACCTGGGACAGCGACTCAACCAAATTCAGCCAGCTGAGAAGGAACCTCTTCCCGTCACCGCTCCTCTCTCCGTGCACATTGCCACCCGGGATGCCTACTCCGTGCCCATTTCGCCAGTCTCCAGCTACGCCGGCAGTCCCAACTCCAATGCCAGCTCCACCAGCCACTCCCTGTTGACCACCATCGACGTGACCAAAATGGAGGACGACAGCGAGGACGAGGAGAACGTCTGGCGTCCCTGGTAG
- the E(spl)mbeta-HLH gene encoding enhancer of split mbeta protein, translating into MVLEMEMSKTYQYRKVMKPMLERKRRARINKCLDELKDIMVECLTQEGEHITRLEKADILELTVEHMKKLRAQKQLRLSSVSGGGNPSSQDPKLSIAESFRAGYVHAANEVSKTLAAVPGVSVDLGTQLMSHLGHRLNYLQVVVPSLPIGVPLQASSEDQAAMVTPPPSECGSLESGACSPAPSEASSSSSGPMWRPW; encoded by the coding sequence ATGGTTCTGGAGATGGAAATGTCCAAGACCTATCAGTACCGCAAGGTGATGAAGCCCATGCTGGAGCGGAAGCGTCGTGCCAGGATCAACAAGTGCCTGGACGAGCTGAAGGACATCATGGTGGAGTGCCTGACGCAGGAGGGCGAGCACATCACCCGGCTGGAGAAGGCCGACATCCTGGAGCTCACCGTGGAGCACATGAAGAAGCTGCGCGCCCAGAAGCAGCTGCGTCTGTCCAGTGTCTCCGGTGGGGGAAACCCAAGTTCTCAAGATCCCAAGCTCAGCATTGCCGAGAGTTTCCGGGCGGGCTATGTGCATGCCGCCAATGAAGTGTCCAAGACTCTGGCCGCCGTTCCCGGAGTGAGTGTGGATCTGGGCACCCAGCTGATGAGTCACCTGGGTCATCGCTTGAACTACCTGCAAGTGGTGGTTCCCTCGCTGCCCATCGGAGTGCCCCTTCAGGCTTCTTCAGAGGATCAGGCGGCCATGGTCACACCACCGCCCTCGGAATGCGGCAGCTTGGAGAGCGGCGCCTGCTCGCCGGCTCCCAGTGAGGCCAGCTCCAGTTCCTCCGGACCCATGTGGCGACCCTGGTGA
- the E(spl)malpha-BFM gene encoding enhancer of split malpha protein — MCQQVVVVATTNNKMKTSYSIKQVLKTLFKKQQKHREQKPQGSLESLESVDNLRNAQVEEAYYAEIDENAANEKLAQMENSQEFEIEEEEEDVYVPVRFARTTAGTFFWTTNLQPVASVEPAMCYSMQFQDRWAQA; from the coding sequence ATGTGCCAGCAAGTCGTTGTCGTCGCCACAACCAACAACAAGATGAAGACCAGCTACAGCATCAAGCAGGTCTTGAAGACGCTCTTCaagaagcagcagaagcacCGGGAACAGAAGCCCCAGGGCTCTCTGGAATCCCTAGAATCCGTCGACAACCTGCGCAACGCCCAGGTTGAGGAGGCCTACTATGCCGAGATCGATGAGAACGCCGCCAACGAGAAATTGGCTCAAATGGAAAACTCCCAGGAGTTCGAGattgaggaggaggaggaggacgtcTATGTCCCAGTTCGCTTCGCTCGCACCACCGCCGGCACCTTCTTCTGGACCACCAATCTCCAGCCAGTCGCCAGCGTTGAGCCCGCCATGTGCTACTCCATGCAGTTCCAGGATCGTTGGGCTCAGGCCTAG
- the LOC108067041 gene encoding phenoloxidase 3-like: MANKKDLLLLFHHPTEPVFMDKGGDGTLFEVPDSFVTERFKKMEQQHSGVGGNGRRICIKEMSMPDMGYCLSLGHSEQFSLFLKSHRQMAGHLIEIFTKLPTVDELQSVAVFARDRVNPVMFNYALSVALLHRPDTRGLELPTLSQTFPDRFIDSQVFRSVREQSVVFGDSKNRDPIVIPVNYTASDLEQEHRLWYFREDLGINLHHWHWHLVYPNEVSEGADPRIVDKDRRGELFYYMHQQIIARYNAERLSNHLARVQPIIDLEDPIAEGYFPKMDSSVASRAYPPRFDDTQLKDVDRPGNQIKVAIDDVKRWRERIYEAIHQGYVLDMNHKEIELDEVKGIDILGNMMEASALSVNPSLYGDMHNMGHILIGYCHDPTNKHLEDHGVMGDTSTAMRDPAFYKWHAFMDNIFQEHKRLLPAYKEDQLSYPDIRVIGINVESQGEINKLTTFWQESDVDMSRGVDFLPRGNVFARFTHLQHNPFNYSIDVENCSGATRLGYVRIFMAPKLDDRNAAMFLADQRLMMMELDKFVIKMQPGRNTIRQESKNSSVTIPFERTFRKLEKNPGAAKSTENLENYFCGCGWPDHMLVPKGRPEGMKFELFVMVSNYENDRVDQNLEGSCCNDAASYCGLRDRLYPDRKSMGYPFDRVPRNGAETLENFLTPNMNTVEVTITHEDRTVKSNN; this comes from the exons ATGGCCAACAAGAAGGATCTCCTCCTGCTTTTCCATCATCCCACGGAGCCCGTGTTCATGGACAAGGGTGGCGATGGCACCTTGTTCGAAGTACCCGATTCCTTTGTGACCGAACGCTTCAAGAAGATGGAGCAGCAGCACTCAGGAGTAGGTGGAAATGGGAGGCGTATATGTATCAAGGAGATGTCCATGCCCGATATGGGTTACTGCCTGTCCTTGGGTCATTCGGAGCAGTTCTCGCTATTCCTCAAGAGCCACCGCCAAATGGCCGGACATCTCATCGAGATCTTTACCAAACTGCCCACCGTGGATGAACTGCAGAGTGTGGCGGTGTTTGCCAGGGATCGGGTTAATCCGGTGATGTTTAACTACGCCCTGTCGGTGGCCTTGCTTCATCGTCCGGATACCCGGGGTCTGGAACTGCCCACCCTTTCGCAGACCTTTCCGGATCGCTTCATTGACTCGCAGGTTTTTCGCTCAGTACGCGAGCAATCCGTGGTTTTCGGTGATTCCAAGAACCGTGATCCCATCGTTATTCCCGTCAACTACACCGCCTCTGATCTCGAGCAGGAGCACCGTCTTTGGTACTTTCGCGAGGATCTCGGGATCAATCTGCACCACTGGCACTGGCACCTGGTCTATCCCAACGAAGTCTCCGAGGGAGCTGACCCACGGATCGTGGACAAGGATCGTCGTGGCGAGTTGTTCTACTATATGCATCAGCAGATAATCGCCCGCTATAATGCCGAGCGGTTGAGCAATCATTTGGCCCGTGTGCAGCCCATTATAGATTTGGAGGATCCCATAGCCGAGGGCTACTTTCCCAAGATGGACTCCTCGGTGGCCAGTCGTGCCTATCCACCGCGATTCGATGACACTCAGCTGAAGGATGTCGATCGTCCTGGTAATCAGATTAAAGTGGCCATCGACGATGTGAAACGTTGGCGGGAGCGAATCTATGAAGCCATCCACCAGGGCTACGTTTTGGAT ATGAACCACAAAGAAATTGAGCTGGATGAAGTTAAGGGCATCGATATTCTAGGCAACATGATGGAGGCCTCTGCCTTGTCGGTCAACCCTTCGCTG TACGGTGACATGCACAACATGGGACACATCCTGATCGGCTACTGCCACGATCCGACCAACAAGCATTTGGAGGATCACGGCGTCATGGGTGACACATCCACCGCCATGCGAGATCCAGCCTTCTACAAGTGGCACGCGTTTATGGATAATATTTTCCAGGAGCACAAGCGACTCCTGCCTGCCTATAAAGAGGATCAGTTGAGCTACCCAGACATCCGTGTGATCGGAATCAATGTGGAAAGCCAGGGAGAGATAAACAAATTAACCACCTTTTGGCAGGAGTCCGATGTGGACATGTCCCGTGGCGTGGACTTTCTGCCCCGTGGCAATGTCTTTGCCAGATTCACCCATCTGCAGCACAATCCATTCAACTACTCCATCGATGTGGAAAACTGCAGTGGAGCCACAAGATTGGGCTATGTTCGCATCTTCATGGCGCCCAAGTTGGATGATCGTAATGCTGCCATGTTTCTGGCGGATCAGCGTCTAATGATGATGGAGCTGGACAAGTTTGTGATTAAGATGCAGCCCGGAAGAAATACGATTAGACAGGAATCCAAGAATTCGAGTGTGACTATTCCATTTGAGCGCACTTTTCGCAAACTGGAGAAGAATCCCGGAGCCGCGAAATCTACGGAGAATCTGGAGAATTACTTCTGCGGGTGTGGATGGCCTGACCACATGCTGGTGCCCAAGGGTCGTCCGGAGGGTATGAAATTCGAACTGTTTGTTATGGTTTCCAACTATGAGAATGATAGG GTTGACCAGAATCTTGAGGGTTCTTGCTGCAACGATGCCGCTTCCTATTGCGGACTCCGCGATCGCCTCTATCCGGATCGCAAGTCCATGGGCTATCCCTTCGATCGAGTGCCTCGCAATGGGGCTGAGACCCTAGAGAACTTCCTTACACCCAATATGAACACCGTGGAAGTTACCATTACCCATGAGGATCGCACCGTAAAGTCGAATAATTAA
- the Kaz-m1 gene encoding enhancer of split M1 protein: protein MMSQTLTICCLALVASVYGNTVSTNDTACPQFCAAIYKPVCATDGLNFKEFASACNLLSDNCRRERNSLQTYAATDAAWCSSEFVENLHEKLGNFKLEVQECFKPCSMIYQPVCITNGKYRAELANSCLLETFNCALQVSGAQPAETFRLLREEKC from the exons ATGATGAGCCAAACTTTGACAATTTGCTGCCTGGCTTTGGTGGCATCCGTATACGGAAATACAGTATCCACCAATGATACCGCCTGTCCCCAGTTTTGTGCCGCCATCTACAAGCCAGTTTGCGCAACTGATGGTCTGAACTTCAAGGAATTCGCCAGTGCCTGCAATCTTTTGTCTGACAATTGTCGCCGCGAAAGGAACAGCCTGCAGA CATATGCCGCCACCGATGCCGCCTGGTGCAGCTCCGAGTTCGTTGAGAATCTGCACGAGAAGCTGGGCAACTTCAAGCTGGAGGTGCAGGAGTGCTTCAAGCCCTGCTCGATGATCTACCAGCCGGTGTGCATCACCAATGGCAAGTATCGTGCCGAGTTGGCCAACTCCTGCCTGCTGGAGACCTTCAATTGCGCCCTGCAGGTTTCCGGCGCCCAACCCGCTGAGACCTTCCGCCTTTTGCGCGAAGAGAAATGCTAG
- the E(spl)m2-BFM gene encoding enhancer of split M2 protein yields MYLDTKNMTSVNTAALTAPATGNQKATRRMRNVWLPLRRLLKVGGKGKGRHPTQLTLAHPNNVDLNNTQQQLVIEEEAKTSPEETTHKYGLELREVPREETEEELQSPTQPPNTPTLISSVYVDKVSAQSCGNCQHGRNCQHRHHISSSNLNSSSNINSSNISASNSTNATQLPSNLWDLQLPLQYISTDNGTFFWANTQDRVDDDLLHALLCQSFSQLPGTLC; encoded by the coding sequence ATGTATCTGGATACGAAAAACATGACATCGGTTAACACAGCCGCCTTGACAGCGCCAGCAACCGGAAATCAAAAGGCCACACGGCGCATGCGCAACGTTTGGCTACCCCTGCGTCGCCTGCTGAAAGTGGGCGGCAAAGGCAAAGGTCGCCACCCCACCCAGCTGACCTTGGCCCATCCCAACAACGTGGATCTCAACAACACACAGCAGCAGTTGGTCATCGAGGAAGAGGCTAAGACTTCGCCAGAGGAGACTACACACAAGTATGGCTTGGAACTGAGGGAAGTTCCGAGGGAGGAGACCGAGGAGGAGTTGCAGTCCCCCACCCAACCGCCCAACACGCCCACCTTGATTAGCAGCGTTTATGTGGACAAGGTCAGCGCCCAGAGCTGCGGCAACTGTCAGCATGGAAGGAATTGCCAGCACAGACATCACATCAGTAGCAGCAAcctcaacagcagcagcaacatcaacagcagcaacatctccGCCAGCAACTCAACGAATGCAACACAGTTGCCCAGCAATCTCTGGGATCTGCAGTTGCCCCTCCAGTACATCAGCACCGACAATGGCACCTTCTTTTGGGCCAACACCCAGGATCGGGTGGACGATGATCTCCTGCACGCCTTGCTCTGCCAGAGCTTCAGTCAGCTGCCCGGAACCCTCTGTTAG
- the E(spl)m3-HLH gene encoding enhancer of split m3 protein, whose translation MVMEMSKTYQYRKVMKPLLERKRRARINKCLDDLKDLMVECLQQEGEHVTRLEKADILELTVDHMRKLKQRGGLSLQGVIAGNSPPTSTSTAHVESFRSGYVHAADQITQVLLQTQQTDEIGRKIMKFLSTRLIELQTQLLQQQQQQQVPPASGHLGFPLLGGYGPAAAAAAISYSSFLTSKDELIDVTSVDGNALSETASVSSQESGASEPVWRPW comes from the coding sequence ATGGTCATGGAGATGTCCAAAACCTATCAGTACCGCAAGGTGATGAAGCCCCTACTGGAACGCAAGCGACGGGCCAGGATCAACAAGTGTCTGGATGATCTCAAGGATCTGATGGTGGAGTGCCTGCAGCAGGAGGGCGAGCATGTGACCAGGCTGGAGAAGGCCGATATCCTGGAGCTCACCGTGGATCATATGAGGAAGCTGAAGCAGCGCGGAGGTCTCTCCCTGCAGGGGGTGATCGCCGGCAACAGCCCACCCACCTCCACCAGCACCGCCCACGTGGAGTCCTTTCGCTCCGGCTACGTCCACGCAGCCGATCAGATTACACAGGTCCTGCTGCAGACGCAGCAAACCGATGAGATTGGTCGCAAGATAATGAAGTTCCTATCGACGCGACTAATTGAGCTACAGACGCAGttgctccagcagcagcagcagcaacaagtaCCGCCAGCATCAGGACATTTGGGATTCCCATTACTAGGAGGTTATGGACCGgcggccgccgctgccgccatTAGTTACAGCTCCTTCCTGACCAGCAAGGACGAACTGATCGATGTCACTTCGGTCGATGGCAACGCGTTATCCGAGACGGCGTCAGTGAGTTCGCAGGAGTCCGGCGCCTCGGAGCCCGTCTGGAGGCCCTGGTAA